Genomic DNA from Treponema pectinovorum:
AAGTCTGTTTAAAGTTGAAATCGTATCTTTGTAAACTGGACTTACTCTCGAAGAAAACCAAATAAAATCCATATTTTCTGGCACTTTGATTTTGTAAAACGAAAGGATGAAATCATCTTCATTTTGAGTTTTTTGAGAAAGATTTTCTGGTAAAATTTTATTGTTGAACGAAGCGTCTTCTAAAAATTGTCGAAAGATAAGATTTTTTGAAGACGGATTTTCTATAAAAGCGATTTTTTGGGTTTCGATTTTAAAAATATCATTCTTATGTATTTCATCACTTGCTTGGGCAGTTAAAAAAAAATTGAAAAATATTATAAAAAAAAATAAAAACCTATTCTTCAACTGGCTCTTCATTTGATTTTCGTAAATGATTTTTCGAATTTAAAGATAAAAAACCGTAGATTAAAAGGCTCGCTATTACGAGCGGAATCGTTAAAAATCTTTTGCCATTAAAAACTAAAATAACGAAGATTGTAGCGCTAAAAGCGATGAGCAAAATTTTCGCCAAAAAAAACAAGGATGCGCTTAAACCAACTCGTTTTATTTTTTTTAAAGCCCAAATAAAAATGAAAACAACCGCGATTGCTAAAAGAAAAAATGTGTATGTGTGCGGAAAATTTGTTGCAAAATACCAGAGCGGATACACAAAAGCGAGTCCAATTCCGAGGCACAGCGCTAAGAGTATTATCACTTTTGAAATGGAAGATAAAATTTCTGCATAACCTTTTATAATTTTTTTTAGCATAGGGCTAATATAAACGGACAAAAAAAAATCTGCAAGGGTCTTTAGCCTATGCAGATTTCTGACTGATTGACTGTTTTTCGTAAAATTATTCTTCTGAAATTGCAGAAGTAGGGCATTCGCTTGCGCAGGTGCCACAGCTAACGCATTTTGCAGATTCAATTTCACGATGTCCGTCATTTTCGCTGATTGCCTGAACTGGGCAGTCAGGTTCACAAGTACCGCAGTTTACACATGCAGTAGAATCGATTTTATAAGCCATAGTGTACCTCCTATAACTCTTTCTTATATAACTGTATCACATAAAAATTTCGAGAACAAGAAAAAATCCCAATCTTCTGTACGATTTAGCATAGGCTAATTGAGGTTACCGTGATAATCTAATCATCGTATGGATAAAATCAGTAAAAAAGAACTGGCATCTATGATTGACCACACTCAACTTTCTGCCTGTGCAACGAAAGACGATATAAAAAAATTGTGTGACGAAGCAAAGCTATACGGATTTTGCAGTTGCTGTGTAAATCCCTATTATGTTCCATTTGTAGCAGAACAATTGGAAGGAAGCGATGTCAAAGTATGCACTGTAATTTCGTTTCCTTTGGGTTCATCTTCTATAGATGATAAAGCAAGCCAGGCGGCCATGTGTGTGAGCGAAGGTGCAGACGAAGTTGATATGGTCGTAAATTTAGGCTGCGTAAAAGACGGTTTATGGGAAGACGTTTTTGAAGAAATTTATGCAGTACGCTGTGCAGTTGATGATATTGATACAGGAAGCAATAAAAAAATTGTTGTAAAGGTGATTCTTGAAACTTGCTACCTTACAGATAACGAAATAGTTGAATGTTGTTTGCAGGCAAAAAAAGCAGGTGCGGATTTTGTAAAGACTTCTACAGGATTTGCAACTTCTGGAGCGAGCGTCCATGCCGTAAAACTTATGAGAGAAACAGTTGGCAACGATATGGGCGTAAAAGCTAGCGGTGGAATTCGCTCTTTGGAGGATGCTTTACAAATGATAAATGCCGGTGCGACAAGGCTTGGTTGTTCAGCCGGAATAAAAATAATCAGCGAAGTTTAATAAATTTCGCAAACATCTAGGAGGTACGTATGAAAAAATACGAATGCACAATCTGTGGTCATATCTATGATCCTGCCGTAGGAGACCCTGATTCAGGAATTCCAGCAGGAACAGCTTTTGAAGACTTACCAGATGACTGGGTTTGCCCGGTTTGTGGTGTAGGAAAAGATATGTTCAAAGAAGTTGAATAGTTTTTGTAAAGAAAAATGGGCGTTCTGCGATGTGCGGGCGCCCTTTTTTATGGGTGCTTCGTATAAAAAAAATAACTAAATCTTTATAAATATAAAGAAAAATTTAAAATTTTGGGAAAATCTGGCAATTACGACTATACTTTTGTTTAAATGGCATTATAAAATACAGTTATAAAGTTAAGTTTTTCACAAAAAAGATAATGTGAAATTTCATTTATGTTTAGTTTTCAAAATCTTTAAAACAATGGAGGAAATATGTTTAAAAAGTTTATGAAACTCGCAAGCTTCATTTTGCTTGTTGCTATGTCTGTAATATTTGTTTCGTGTGCGGACGCAGCAGATGATGACGATGGTTATTGCACTGTAACCTTTGACACAGCTGGAGGAACTCCAATTAAATCGGTAAAAGTAAAAAGTGGCGAATACTTGAGTTCTATACTTCCAACACCAGAAAGAACAGATTGCTATTTTTCTTATTGGTACAAAGACGACTATAAAACGCCTTATGATTTTAAAACTCCAGTAACTTCTTCCTTTGAGTTGAATGCAAAATGGAACGTAAAAATTAGTTTTATCAAGGAATTAAAAAACGGTACTATAAGACTTGATAATGGATATGCAAAAAACATAAAGAAAGTCGACTGCTCCGAGATTTCTGCAACTTATTTAAAGAAGGGCGAAAGCGAAACAAAGCCTTTGCAATTGACATTTGATGAATATTATTCAGGATGGGATTATTATTCTTATTTTAAATTTGAACCTTTTAATACGAATGAGAAAGCAACTTACACCGTTACTGTAACTAACGGTGAAGAAAGTGCTTCTAAAGATTTCGATGTAAAATTTTTTGATTCTCCTGAAAATCTTGTTGCTTCAGTACAGGATTCTATGGTGAGCCTTAGCTGGGATGAAGTTTATGCTGCTTTTAGATATGAAGTTACTTACTATAAATTTTCTGACATAACTTCTTCAAAAATAAAAACGGTTTATTCTAATAAATGTGATATAAAAGGTCTTGAAAACGGAGCTGAATACACCTTTAAGGTAAAAGCGATTAACTCTTCTTCTGAAGAAAAGGAAAGTGAGCCTGTAAAAGCGACTCCGAAAATCACCAAAAAGACTTCTGATGTATTGATGATTATGTATATGGACGGCGATAACAACTTAAACGATGCGATATATCTTGATATGAATGAAGTTGAATACGGTCTTTATCAAATTCGAAAACTTGATGGAACTCCAGAGTCCAACTATAAAAGCGTTAATGTCGTTGCTCTTTGGGACGGCTGGAGGGGCAATTCAACAGAAAATCCGCAGTTAAAACACAGTGGATCGTTTATATACGAACTCGGCACAGATTCTTCTTTTAATACAACTTATACATCTTCAAGTGGTTGTGTGCTTTCTTCAAAAACGAAAGATTTAAGTTACACCGCAGAAAGTGGAACTTCGAATCCTTGGCTTGCAAATGGCGAAGTTGATATGTCTTCCAAAGATACGCTCAAAAACTTTTTGGAATGGGTTAAAGCACGCTATGAAGCAACAGATGTTATCTTGCAGTTTTCAAACCATGGTGGCGGGCCTCGCTCTTATGTTGCAAATACAATAACTCTTGAAAACGGCATGACTTACGAGCGTCCAGGAATTAGTGGCAGGAGATCTATGTGCTGGGACGAAGACTCTAGCGGAAATACTTTCTTAAAGACGAGCGACGTTTCCAGCGTGCTGGAAGACTGCGGTTATTCTTCTGGTAAACTTTCCATGATTATTGAAGATGTCTGTCTTGGAGGTTCTATAGAAGAAGCATATCAGTTAAAAGATTATGCAAAATACTTTTTAGCTTCTCCTAACAACGAGCCTGGAAGAGGACTTGACTATATAACCGTAATCAAAAGTTTTACGACTGATGCGACTATGGAAAGCGTTGGACAATCCATTATTGCAAAATACAAAGAAGATTATGCGATTAAAGATTCTGTCTGGGATACATGGATGAGCGACAATAGTTCTGCTTTAGCTTCCAACTTTGGCATAGATACATCAAATCCAACAGCTCAAAATAAATTTACAATGTCAATATTAAATTCAAAATGTTCTACTTTGACCCTTGTAGATCTCTCAAAATTGGAAGCGGTAAAAATCGCTATAGATGCTTTTGCAAATGTTGTAATTACGGATGCCAAAACAAAAGAATTCAAAGGCTTGTACTACGATACTGTAAAAAAATTATATACCATAACTTCATCTTCAAATACACGACCTGTAACCTACTGGGAAGCCCTTAGAGAATTGAATGCCTCTTATGACGGTAACATGTTTAGTTATCTTGGAACTTTTACCTGGCTTTATGACAGCGGATACCTTTTCCTTAATGCAAATAGTTTATCTGATGCGAATCTTGCAGACGGGTCTGCTAATCCTAACGCATGGGCAGACTTAAACACTGCTGCAGATGGTGTACTTGCAGCTTTAAAATCCGCGAATGTTTATGCATGGAGAGACGGCTTTAAGGGAAACTCTTTGTATGAAGGATCGAATACAATATCTGGGCTTACTATAAGCGGTGGTTCTGTCGAAATTACTACAAGCGGTGGAAAAGCTTATCCTGCACAAGAGAAATATCCTTCTTGGTATAAAACTGAACTTGCCTTTGGTAATGACTGTAAATGGGGACAACTTTTGTACGACTGGTTCCATGAATTTGGAGAATCAAATTGAAAAAGCTGATTGTTTGTACTCTTTGGGGGCTATCAGTGTTAGTAATTTTTTCCTGTGCTTCTGCAAAAAAAACTGGAGTGCAGGAAAATAAAGTTGAACAGTCTGCATCACAAAGTTTTGATTTACAAAGTGCAAACGGTTTTGCTGTAAATGGTGGAAGTTTGCAGCAAATATCAGACCACTCGTTTTTAAAAGAGAAGGATGAAGGTTCTCAAATTACAGTTACGGGGCTTTTTGCTTATGGAAATCCCTGTGTGCTTGTTGAAAATCCAGATGGAAAAAACAGAGTTTCCTTTGTAGTTGAAATTCCAGAAGATTTGGAAGAACAATGCAGGGAACTCGACGGAAAAACTGTAATCCTTACAGGCATTTTAACCGAGTCAAAAAGCACCTGGTCAAAAAAAATGACGCTTTTAAAAATTGAAAGATGAATGTAAGTTAAAAGTTGTAAAACGGCTTTGCTATTTTTTCTGATGGGGAAAATTCTGCATTTTGCTTGTGCCTTCTAATCGGGGCGTTGCGGGGTGTCCCCGCTGGAGGGGGTAGCGGACAAGACCACAGGAGCAAAGCGACGAGGACTTGGTAGCGAGGGGGAGACTTCCCCCCTTAATCTTTTAAACCTTTTTCCAAAACATTAGGTTGTCTTTTATTTCGTAAGCGATTTTTTGTTCGTCGCAGAGGGCGCTTAAATATGAGCGAAGGGTGCAGCCGATCAGTGCGTATTGGCTCAATCTTAAGTCTATGGAATTTCTGTCTGCCACAGCTTTTAAGATTTGCTCAAAAGTTTTTGGCGTTTTTAACTCGTCGAGTATCATGTTTTCTGTTTCAAGCAGTGCGATTAGATTTAGTTCTACAAGACCTTCTATTTGTGTAACGCTCTGCCCATGACCTGGAATGTAAAAATCGGCCTGTATTTGCAAGAGATTCATCAGCGATTGTTTTGTCAGGCTTTCGTTAAAAAGATATTGTATCCAGTAGCGTTTTATGACATTTCTTCCGCTCAATGCATCGCCTGCAAAAAGTACTTTCTTGTTGTCTGTATCGCAAAGCAAAAAACCTGTTTGGTCTATATAATGCCCTTTTAGTGAAATAGATTTTACGGATATGAGATTTTCAAGCGAAAATTCTTCGTCATTTTTAAAACTGCGGTCTACTCGACACCTTTTTGCTTCAAAATAAGGCGTTTTTAATTCTTTTACAGGCATTCCGCCCCAAATTAAACCGGTTTCAATTTCTGGACATTGCATTATTGCCCCTTCGCCAGTGCTTGCCCAAATTTGACAACCTGTTTTTTCTTTTAAAAAGATATTTCCGCCGCAGTGGTCTGCATGCGAGTGAGTATTGATTATCAGTTTGATTTTTGGAGAGGAAAAACTTGCTTCTAAAGATTTTATTATGG
This window encodes:
- a CDS encoding 4Fe-4S binding protein, giving the protein MAYKIDSTACVNCGTCEPDCPVQAISENDGHREIESAKCVSCGTCASECPTSAISEE
- the deoC gene encoding deoxyribose-phosphate aldolase, with amino-acid sequence MDKISKKELASMIDHTQLSACATKDDIKKLCDEAKLYGFCSCCVNPYYVPFVAEQLEGSDVKVCTVISFPLGSSSIDDKASQAAMCVSEGADEVDMVVNLGCVKDGLWEDVFEEIYAVRCAVDDIDTGSNKKIVVKVILETCYLTDNEIVECCLQAKKAGADFVKTSTGFATSGASVHAVKLMRETVGNDMGVKASGGIRSLEDALQMINAGATRLGCSAGIKIISEV
- the rd gene encoding rubredoxin → MKKYECTICGHIYDPAVGDPDSGIPAGTAFEDLPDDWVCPVCGVGKDMFKEVE
- a CDS encoding clostripain-related cysteine peptidase yields the protein MFKKFMKLASFILLVAMSVIFVSCADAADDDDGYCTVTFDTAGGTPIKSVKVKSGEYLSSILPTPERTDCYFSYWYKDDYKTPYDFKTPVTSSFELNAKWNVKISFIKELKNGTIRLDNGYAKNIKKVDCSEISATYLKKGESETKPLQLTFDEYYSGWDYYSYFKFEPFNTNEKATYTVTVTNGEESASKDFDVKFFDSPENLVASVQDSMVSLSWDEVYAAFRYEVTYYKFSDITSSKIKTVYSNKCDIKGLENGAEYTFKVKAINSSSEEKESEPVKATPKITKKTSDVLMIMYMDGDNNLNDAIYLDMNEVEYGLYQIRKLDGTPESNYKSVNVVALWDGWRGNSTENPQLKHSGSFIYELGTDSSFNTTYTSSSGCVLSSKTKDLSYTAESGTSNPWLANGEVDMSSKDTLKNFLEWVKARYEATDVILQFSNHGGGPRSYVANTITLENGMTYERPGISGRRSMCWDEDSSGNTFLKTSDVSSVLEDCGYSSGKLSMIIEDVCLGGSIEEAYQLKDYAKYFLASPNNEPGRGLDYITVIKSFTTDATMESVGQSIIAKYKEDYAIKDSVWDTWMSDNSSALASNFGIDTSNPTAQNKFTMSILNSKCSTLTLVDLSKLEAVKIAIDAFANVVITDAKTKEFKGLYYDTVKKLYTITSSSNTRPVTYWEALRELNASYDGNMFSYLGTFTWLYDSGYLFLNANSLSDANLADGSANPNAWADLNTAADGVLAALKSANVYAWRDGFKGNSLYEGSNTISGLTISGGSVEITTSGGKAYPAQEKYPSWYKTELAFGNDCKWGQLLYDWFHEFGESN
- a CDS encoding MBL fold metallo-hydrolase — encoded protein: MEGKTKSLEKLTQHIFILPLATNIGVIAIPQKDSSTNVYLIDSGEGENHAKSIIKSLEASFSSPKIKLIINTHSHADHCGGNIFLKEKTGCQIWASTGEGAIMQCPEIETGLIWGGMPVKELKTPYFEAKRCRVDRSFKNDEEFSLENLISVKSISLKGHYIDQTGFLLCDTDNKKVLFAGDALSGRNVIKRYWIQYLFNESLTKQSLMNLLQIQADFYIPGHGQSVTQIEGLVELNLIALLETENMILDELKTPKTFEQILKAVADRNSIDLRLSQYALIGCTLRSYLSALCDEQKIAYEIKDNLMFWKKV